GTGGTGTGTCAGTGCCCACAATGATTTGCTATCTGATCTGTGTGATTATTAATATGATGATATCTCTTTTCCAGGATGGCCAGTATACTTTCAAACCAGCTAGAGAAGGTACGATGCCATGCGGAAGCCTGTCTACATTCCACTGGCTCAGTGCTGGAGATCCGGGCAGGAATATTAGCAATGGCCAACATACCCTTACCACCGTCAGCCAAATACCACTACATCGCTGCTGAGACCATGATCATTGAGAACAGCATCGGTAACAACAGGAAAGAGGTTAGTTAGTTTGAGTGTGTGCTCGAAACAGTAAAAAATGTCCACATCACATTTCACCTTCACTTAGCCTACATCTTGGAATACAGAAgttattttccctctctctctctttaattgtgctgaatatttttgttcagtgtccaTTCTTTTGTCAACCTCTTTCTGGATCAACCCTTTTTATCTTTGTTCTCTCTCCTGCCAGACCATAGGTTCCCTGCAGAGACTGTCCACAGCACTGAACATTCTGGAGAAGTATGGCTGTAACCTCACCAGCTCCAGTAGGCCCAAGTACTGGCGCACTGTCAAGCACAACAACCCTGTCTTCAGAGCAACAGTAGATTCCATTCAGGTGAGGATGTCTTCAATACAGGTAGGTTAGATTCTGGGTAATGATATGTAGTCTACTACCTTGTCACTATAAACTTATTGGCAATATGCTGATATAGGCCTAGTTCAATACAGTGTTTCCCCAAGGATTTCTTTCAGCAGCAGTGGCAAAGTTGGTCTGTAGCggctgggggggtgggggggggggcagacatAGGTCGCAGTCTCTGACCTAACATTTTAGTGGCAGTCCTCTTGGCCGCAGAAACAAAATGTTGTTATTTTAAAGCTAAATTccagcaattctacacattttcccataaggcagagagaaaaaaaatgaagTTTTAAAGATAATTTACTAGATAAGTcttatgatatctgagtgactcaaacattgtaaataaaatcaatgggggccccatattttggtgattgttagttctcaaagatgataCTATATACTGCTCTATTATCTTTTCTACCTTTTCTATTGGAGTGGCAGCAACGATTTGCTGTTAAATTAATATTGGGTACACTGATTGAGTCTATAGCTTACTATCGTTTTGATCAAGTTATTTGTTCACACACCATTAACTCTACTCAATTTTATGTCAACATTTTTGCATGAAACCTATCTCCTCTCCTCGGTTCTACCCCAGGGAGGAAGGGCAGTGCTCTGTCTCTATGGTTACTCCAACCAGCAGCCAGACGGACTGAGTTTCCCTGATGTGGTCGTGGAGCCTGACATTGAGAAGGTCGCAGCGGTCACCTTGGAGGTCATGAGTCTACGCATGGAACTGGACATGCTCCTCAAGGTCTGAACCAATGGCATTGTCTCGAAGACTGTTATTCTGAAATATTTCAGAGGTTCATCAGTTGTTGTACTGAGTCGTTGTTGTTGCTACTTTCACAGGAAGCTCACCCCCACCCAGAGTTCTTTGAGAGAATGGTCCCATCACTGAACCAAAAGGTATTTTTCCTTTCTCCCATAACcggtcctcttcctctctgccttctACTTGTTTTTTTAGGTCGCCCTAATAGCCTCTCTCTGCTTCAGACAGTTTTTATATTTGTGTGGTTTTGTCTCTGTTGGTGTCCACTGCCATCAGATGACTGAAATATCCTTTATGATTCCAGGATGACTTTGGACCCATGTCTGATGCAgtagctattccctccagccTGAGAGAGAGCCAGCCCCTATACATGTCTCTATcatccctgtctcagtctcccaCTAGTGCCTTTCTTCCAGTACGGACCGCTAACGCCTCAACCTCAACCTCCATCTCTACCAGACACACAGGTTAGAACTGTGCACAAGCATGTTTTTGTTgggtaccagaagtcctcacaaggatagtaaaacaaggaacattttttttttttgggggggggggatattttGCCGGTCCCTACAAGGAAAAATGCTATTTTaggtttaagggttagggttacaattagggttagaatttAAGTCGGGGTTAGGGGTTacgtttagggttatggttagattTAGGGGTTTGAAAAATAGGAATTTGGATGGGAATCAATTATTTGGTCCCTACAAGGATAGCAAtacaaagctgtgtgtgtgtgtgtgcgcgagtgtgTATATTTCTAACATCTGAAACGTACATTTAACTTTTTCCTGTTTCTCTTCCCCTGCAGCCAACTGCACTATCTGTGCTATATTCCCAGTGGCTGCCCATTGTAACTCTTGTGTGCAATGGCTGTGTACGGAATGTGACAGACTGTACCACTCTTCCGCAGAACGAGCCAATCACCACAGGACTGTCGTGACATCCTCTAAAATGCGAAAGAACCACAGGTAAAACATGACAAATAAGACGAAAGCGAAACTGCACAGTAAAGGAAGAAAATGGATACATTTTCATAGGTGGTGATTACTGCTGACAATGCAACTGTCTCTGTGCTCTGTGTGTTTGGCACAAtattcacttcctctgtctctcccagtaGCTCCCTCCCGTCATGGCACTGTACCCACTGCACCAGGGTCAACTCCATCCAGGACATACTGTGTGAGATGTGTGAGAGGCCACGCCTGGCCTCTGGCCCTGCTAAGGATGAGTTCCCACAGCCCTTCACCATCACTGgtcagtatacacacacatacacacacacacacacacacacatacatacacacacacacacacacacacacacacacaacagtgtaTGTGTTTTAATAGTGGTGGTTTGCCTTTTCTCCACTCCAATCAGTCTCACTCCTCTATTTCTGTGTTTACTTCATATGCTTGTTTTATTGTCTGAAAATGTAATGACACCCTTAAGATGATTATAAGCTGTTGATGAGTTCATATTCACCTCTTCCAGAGCCCTGTGTTGAGTGTGTTTTCACTATGTATGTCACCAGAGTGGCAGTGTAAAAGCTGTACGGTAGTGAACGCAGGCAGTAGTATCCTGTGTGAGGTGTGTGAGCGCCCCCGCCTGGCCACCAAGCCTCCTGCAACCCCCACACACCCCCTTCCTACGCCCAACCGGCCTGCTGCTCCAGTACTGGGCATGCCAGGAGACCCAGACAGCCAGGTAAACTACTGTTAATGTCAGTGCAGGAGCAGCACATTTGAGTTGAAATGAAAGTTTGGGATTCTGCCTTCATCAAACAGATTGTTGTTCCTCTAGTCTCGAAGCTCATGTCAATTATCTCTTCTTTTCCCatcttctctctacttctctgttGCAGTGGGTGTGCCAATTCTGTACTTATGTCAATTACACTCCAGCATCAATGTGTGAGATGTGTGACCTTCCTCGTCCCGAGCCCGCCAAAATGCCAGTCAAACTCCACCCTCCGTCCCAGGTCAAAAGGGTCCCTGTGCTGTCTGTCAAACCCAAAGACCCACCCATGGAGGACCCTGATTTGAGGAGACAGAAACTGATGAGGGAAGAGGGGCTAAAGCTGATTGAGCTTATTAGAGTAAGTGAAGGCTTTCTGTAGAACTATAATATGGTGTGTAATCACATTATCCCACTAGTAATATTACAAGATATTAGCGAATTTAAGATTTAGATTCAGAAAAGTATTTTCTGTACCATTGCTGGGTGATTTGGTTGCAGGAATATTAAAACTACAGATTTCAGAAAATTTTTTTGTGAAAATAACCTAGAATCCTCTTACTTATTCATACAGTGTGGTGAGTAGCAGCAGCTGAGGCCTAGTCAAAATGTATGACAGATttgtctttatttctctctctctctctcaggatggAGAGAATAAAGGAGTGAGTCCAGAGGAGGTGTACACAGGCATGCGCGTCTCCGGGGGCGGCAACATCCTCCCCTGTGATTGGCTCAAAGCGGAGCTACCTCACCTGCTCGACCAGATCTGTGCCATGGCTGCGTCGTCTCGAGCAGCAGACCTGAAAACAGGACTGAACCAGAACGGACTCTCCAACGAGACTGGTACTGCAGAGGATACTGGTGTGGAGGAGGAGCAGCCCAGAGGGGGAGGAGTGACCTTGTCCAGGGCTGAGGCCAAGATGGCCTGGCTGTCTGCAGGGGGAGAAACTGAAAGAGCAGCCAGACAGTCTCTCAGAGACAGACACGCTAAGGTGAGAGACAGGGCAGACCTTGCCCAGGTCTAAGGTCAGTTGTACTGGCACTTTTCCCAGCTGAACTCTATTTACGTTTCCCAGACCTgtattaagcctagtcctggactagaaCACACTTTCTATGGAGATTCTCCACTAGGAACTATTTTGAATCCTGAATTAGCCTTTTAACACTCAAAGAAGGGTTTGGTTTCTCATGTACCTGTCCTGTCATGTACAGGTGAAGGAGCTATGTTCTCTGGGGTTCAACGATGAGGCGCGGTGTCAGGAGGTACTGAGGCAGAACGggggagaggtgcggggggctctGTCTCTGCTGCAGCGACCGCTCATGGAGCCCTTCCACCAGCGCATGTGGAGCGACCAGCCCGAGCCCACCATCGACATCCACCACCCCGACAAACAGGTAGGACACTGGGGCTCTCAACTGCACTATGTGCTTCATTCGGCCCATACATTTAGCTGAACGCAGAATAGATGTATTGATGATAATGTGCTCACAACTACCACCATTAGAAAGGTCCACAGATCGTACATGTTCTTCAATCATCTGACAGTTTCTTGATCTCTcatgtaaatgtatattttacAGTGAAAAGCATTATTTTGTAGTAAGGCATATCTCTCCTTTCATCATGCCTCTGCATCAGTTGGTCCACTCCACTGGTCtgatctctctctactcttcctcctccctcccccctgggACCAGCGTGTGTGTCGGAGGCTGCTGGCGGTGTATGACCTGCCCAGCTGGGGCCGCTGTGAGCTGGCCCTGTCCTTGCTGCAGGAGCGCACCGCCCCCTACTCCCTGGACGATGTAGTACAGGCCGTACGCGAGTCACAAGACCGAGACTTCATCCGCCGGGTGCTGGCCAAAGAGTGCCCCATCTGCCTATCGGACTTTCCCCACAGCaaggtactctctctctctctcgagtgtGTGTTTTGGGGGACTTGTGGGTGTTTGCGTGCATGTCAGCACTAGCTTGCCTTTGCTCAAAATGAAGTAGAAgcttttctgtgtgtttatttgcAGTATCTAACCCCTACAACTCTCATAcacctttctctctcgctctcttcaacTTTTCTTCCTGTTTCAGATGCAGTCTCTGACCTCCTGTCAGTGCTCGGTGTGCTGTGGCTGTTTCCAGCAGCACTTCACCATTGCAGTGAGAGACAAGCATATCAGAGACATGGTGTGTCCCGTCTGCTGGGAACCTGACATCAACGACCCCGAACACCTCAACAGCTACTTCTCCACCCTGGACATCCAGGTAGTACATCACACAGAGAACAACCTCACACAAAATATCCCTCAGATTCTCTCTTTGAAGAGAGAAGAAACACAGAGTGAAACCCAATTTTGGGGATTTCAGAGGCTTCTCTCCCTTCAAAATGCAGATGGCAGTGtgcattcagtgtgtgtgtgaggtactgTCTATAATGATGGCTACACCTGTAATAAtaatttcctgtgtgtgtgtgcacagctgCGGGAGTGTCTGGAGCCAGAGGTATATGATCTGTTTCATAAGAAGCTGACTGAACAAGCTCTCATCAAGGACCCCAAGTTCCTCTGGTGTAGTCATGTGAGTTTAAATCTCAGTATCCTATGTATACAAAGGCAAAGGAAAAATATGTTTTTGCTAATCCCCATTGAGGCTGTTAAAAATAATAAAATGACATGCTACACCCATCTTCACTAGCTAAAAATGACCAGTACCTGCTCTTAAACTGTTGAAGTAttcctcttcccttccctgtctTATTTTCATGACTTCTCCCCCCAGTGTTCCTATGGGTTCATCTATGATGGAGACCAACTGAAGGTCACCTGTTTCCAGTGCAGGAACAGCTTCTGTGCACAATGCAAGAAACCTGTAAGTGTGAAACATGAACTCTGTGTGTGAGGGAATCTGAATCAGAAATTGCAATTAATTGGGGCTATGAGGAGATGATATTTGGCTTTAGAGTAAAGATGCTGGAGCCCCATCTCACTCCATTatcccctcgtctctctctctctgtgtgccctcTAGTGGGAGTCTCAGCATGGTGGTCTGTCATGTGAACAGTACCAGTcctggaagagagagaatgacCCAGAATACCAGAGGCAAGGCCTGGCCGGATACCTGCGCGACAACGGCATCAGTgagacacacagcacacacaactTCTAAATGAAACAACACCTCATTGAGAGCTACTGTAGTGTTTAACCA
The sequence above is a segment of the Oncorhynchus nerka isolate Pitt River linkage group LG20, Oner_Uvic_2.0, whole genome shotgun sequence genome. Coding sequences within it:
- the LOC115103070 gene encoding E3 ubiquitin-protein ligase RNF31-like isoform X1; protein product: MASILSNQLEKVRCHAEACLHSTGSVLEIRAGILAMANIPLPPSAKYHYIAAETMIIENSIGNNRKETIGSLQRLSTALNILEKYGCNLTSSSRPKYWRTVKHNNPVFRATVDSIQGGRAVLCLYGYSNQQPDGLSFPDVVVEPDIEKVAAVTLEVMSLRMELDMLLKEAHPHPEFFERMVPSLNQKDDFGPMSDAVAIPSSLRESQPLYMSLSSLSQSPTSAFLPVRTANASTSTSISTRHTANCTICAIFPVAAHCNSCVQWLCTECDRLYHSSAERANHHRTVVTSSKMRKNHSSSLPSWHCTHCTRVNSIQDILCEMCERPRLASGPAKDEFPQPFTITEWQCKSCTVVNAGSSILCEVCERPRLATKPPATPTHPLPTPNRPAAPVLGMPGDPDSQWVCQFCTYVNYTPASMCEMCDLPRPEPAKMPVKLHPPSQVKRVPVLSVKPKDPPMEDPDLRRQKLMREEGLKLIELIRDGENKGVSPEEVYTGMRVSGGGNILPCDWLKAELPHLLDQICAMAASSRAADLKTGLNQNGLSNETGTAEDTGVEEEQPRGGGVTLSRAEAKMAWLSAGGETERAARQSLRDRHAKVKELCSLGFNDEARCQEVLRQNGGEVRGALSLLQRPLMEPFHQRMWSDQPEPTIDIHHPDKQRVCRRLLAVYDLPSWGRCELALSLLQERTAPYSLDDVVQAVRESQDRDFIRRVLAKECPICLSDFPHSKMQSLTSCQCSVCCGCFQQHFTIAVRDKHIRDMVCPVCWEPDINDPEHLNSYFSTLDIQLRECLEPEVYDLFHKKLTEQALIKDPKFLWCSHCSYGFIYDGDQLKVTCFQCRNSFCAQCKKPWESQHGGLSCEQYQSWKRENDPEYQRQGLAGYLRDNGITCPNCRFQYALSKGGCMHFCCSQCRYQFCSGCNNPFHTTCAVIQCSVTGLHAHHPRDCLFYLRDWEPVRLQALLQNKCVEFNTNTPPGTQAGMCGVIEQKDEGGQQTDSACGAQTQPGHAGLCEKHYREYLVSLINGHSIDPAPLFNANELVLACRRYQVDDARGEMEDDVTYYPRMLEKLIDEVPLGDKVPRKK
- the LOC115103070 gene encoding E3 ubiquitin-protein ligase RNF31-like isoform X2, which translates into the protein MASILSNQLEKVRCHAEACLHSTGSVLEIRAGILAMANIPLPPSAKYHYIAAETMIIENSIGNNRKETIGSLQRLSTALNILEKYGCNLTSSSRPKYWRTVKHNNPVFRATVDSIQGGRAVLCLYGYSNQQPDGLSFPDVVVEPDIEKVAAVTLEVMSLRMELDMLLKEAHPHPEFFERMVPSLNQKDDFGPMSDAVAIPSSLRESQPLYMSLSSLSQSPTSAFLPVRTANASTSTSISTRHTANCTICAIFPVAAHCNSCVQWLCTECDRLYHSSAERANHHRTVVTSSKMRKNHSSLPSWHCTHCTRVNSIQDILCEMCERPRLASGPAKDEFPQPFTITEWQCKSCTVVNAGSSILCEVCERPRLATKPPATPTHPLPTPNRPAAPVLGMPGDPDSQWVCQFCTYVNYTPASMCEMCDLPRPEPAKMPVKLHPPSQVKRVPVLSVKPKDPPMEDPDLRRQKLMREEGLKLIELIRDGENKGVSPEEVYTGMRVSGGGNILPCDWLKAELPHLLDQICAMAASSRAADLKTGLNQNGLSNETGTAEDTGVEEEQPRGGGVTLSRAEAKMAWLSAGGETERAARQSLRDRHAKVKELCSLGFNDEARCQEVLRQNGGEVRGALSLLQRPLMEPFHQRMWSDQPEPTIDIHHPDKQRVCRRLLAVYDLPSWGRCELALSLLQERTAPYSLDDVVQAVRESQDRDFIRRVLAKECPICLSDFPHSKMQSLTSCQCSVCCGCFQQHFTIAVRDKHIRDMVCPVCWEPDINDPEHLNSYFSTLDIQLRECLEPEVYDLFHKKLTEQALIKDPKFLWCSHCSYGFIYDGDQLKVTCFQCRNSFCAQCKKPWESQHGGLSCEQYQSWKRENDPEYQRQGLAGYLRDNGITCPNCRFQYALSKGGCMHFCCSQCRYQFCSGCNNPFHTTCAVIQCSVTGLHAHHPRDCLFYLRDWEPVRLQALLQNKCVEFNTNTPPGTQAGMCGVIEQKDEGGQQTDSACGAQTQPGHAGLCEKHYREYLVSLINGHSIDPAPLFNANELVLACRRYQVDDARGEMEDDVTYYPRMLEKLIDEVPLGDKVPRKK